The Gossypium hirsutum isolate 1008001.06 chromosome D02, Gossypium_hirsutum_v2.1, whole genome shotgun sequence region AAAGGTCATTATATTAGTAGTTCGATTACATTTTGTCTCTTCTATTTTAAAAACTGAATAAATTAATCcttgtatattagattaaagGACAAACTGATCCTGTTataaatttcatccatttatactgttaaaaattggtcctaTACGTTAGCATGAGTTACATGTGACACCCCACGAGTAATTATCTAAGTATTCCTCCAGCTATATGTTAgcttttaacaatataaatgtatgaattttttaatagaaatgatcaatttactctttaatcttaCATATAGGGATTAATTCGAATTTTTTTGGTTGCATGCAGTTAAATTGCTGACTGGAAAATAACttgacaatttttaaaattggtataatatcaactttaactctcaacatttatacattatgtcaatttagtattgattttaaaaaaattaaccttcaaAATTTACACAGTATGtaatttggtattttttattaaatttaattgataaatttgtttttgtagCTTTTTAGATAAATAtgttacaaagaaaaataaaactaaaaaaagattaaattacacTGCGTAAATGTTGATGGtcaaattttttagaatcaaaactaaattaacataatatataaatgttaagagttaaaattactattatgtcAAATATAAAAGTTGACAAGTCATTTTTTTGGAGACTAAgaaaaggtaaaataaaatatctgaataactattttgtaatttttttttttagaatcacaaaaaaataaataaatttatcgaaGTGAGTAATAGttgctttaaaaaaaaaggaaaacggAAGGAAAAGGAAAGTAACGTATGGAGTGGGAGCGGGTTAGTGATGGGGTTCATAAAGGGGATAACGTAAGCAGTATAACATGGAAACTTATAATTTGTTGCGACTTTTAAGAAATGGCGTGAGTGTCCCTGCCTCTTTTCCTCCCTTTTCTATTACCACACAAGACAATACAACTACTGTTGCCATGGTTGTTGCACTCAGTCTGagaacatttgtttatttttgtattgTTGCGAAAAGGTGAAAAAAGTGAACAGCCTGTGTTTTTGTCAGGCTCATTCTCACAGCTTCTAAAAGAAAAACCTTGGATTTTGCAAATCCACCCTCCATCTCCATTATTATCATTATGTATTATCTATCAGGTAGAagaatacatacatacatacatacatacatacatacatacaaggAGTAGAGTAGAATAGGTAATTGATTGGTTTCCTTTTCCCCTCCATACCACCCTGCGAATGCATCTGCTTGGGACCTGAAAGCCAAGAAATTTAAAGCCAAAAAGCAATGGTGTCATTCTCAGACAACACCTCTCTGTCTTGTCCTAACAATCCTTCCCAAGCTCCCAAGTTTGCCAACACCTTCACCACTAGGTAAATCTCTACTTCCTCTCAAAGTCTTCTTAACACCTTCACATGATCATGTTACTTCTTCACTTTAAATCATTACTACATTTGCTTTtgttaattattatgtttaagACACAGATCTGTTGTCTTCTCCATAGGTTTTTAATGAAAGCTGTTGGTGAAAGTTGAAACAAGGGTAGCTTAGTACAACCTACTATGTCATGTTACTGACTTGAATTTGTTGTTTCAGAATCTTTTCAGATGTTGCAGGGGACTTCACCATTACTGTTGATGGAGAATCCTTTCTACTTCATAAGGTAACCCTTTTTTTGTCTTAACATCAAATTAGCAATTGAATTGaaacttttttaatttctttttgtatTCTTAAGTTTCCATTGGTATCTCGAAGTGGAAAGATTCGAAAAATGGTTGCTGATGGAAAAGATTACAATGTTTCAAAACTAGAATTGGTTAATTTTCCGGGTGGACCACACACATTCGAGCTCGCCATGAAGTTTTGTTACGGCATGAACTTCGAGATCACTGCCGCAAACGCCGCCCTCTTACGTTGTGCGGCCGAATATTTGGAAATGAGCGAAGATTACCGTGAAGAAAACCTTATTGCCCGAACCGAAGTTTACTTGAATGATGTTGTAGTTCAAAGTCTTGAGAAATGTGTTGAAGTACTCTGTACTTGCGAGAATCTCCCTCCAATAGTTGAGGAATTGGGaattataaatacatgtgtgGAAGCTATTGCTATGAATGCATGTAAAGAGCAATTAGTGTCCGGTTTATCCACATTAGATTGCAACGGCGAATCAACGGAACTTAAAACCGGGTGTATGAAATGGTGGATTGAGGATCTATCAGTCCTTAGAATTGATTATTATCATAAGGTTATCACTTCCATGGCAAGAATAGGTGTTAGACCAGACAGTATAGTGGAATCATTGATGCATTATGCTCAAATATCATTGAAAAGTATCGGAAAATGTCAAATTTGGAACCCGGCAAGACCGAACTCGAACTCTGGTACAACAGAAAATGAGCAAAAGACAATAGTGGAAGCCCTTGTAAATCTTTTACCAACATTGAAAAGCTCTAATGTTCCATTGAGTTTCCTATTTGGGATGCTTAGGATGGCAATCATGGTAGAAGCAACAGTTGCTTGTAGGCTTGAACTTGAGAGGAGAATAGCGTTTAGATTAGAAATGGCTTCACTTGATGATTTGCTTATACCATCTCTCCGAGCAGGAGATTCTCTTTTCGACATTGATACTGTCCACCGAATACTCGTAAATTTCTTACAGCAAATCGAAGATGAAGAAAATGAAGACAGTGGCGGATACGAGTCGGATGGCCTTGCTTCTCTAGGCCATGGTTCTTTATTGAAAGTAGGACGGCTTATCGATTCGTATTTAGCTGAAATTGCACCTGATCCTTATCTAAGTCTGCAGAAATTCATTGCTATGATCGAAACATTACCAGATTACTCTCGGGTTATCGATGACGGTCTTTACAGAGCAATTGATATATACTTAAAGGTAAGTTACTAAGTTTCAGTTCATAAATACATCAACGTATGTATGCACTATACACTATAATCAAATAATGTACTTACAGGCACATCCAATGCTAAGTGATCATGAATGCAAGAAGCTATGCAAATTCATAGACTGTCAAAAACTATCTCAAGAAGCTACCAACCATGCAGCACAAAACGAGCGACTCCCAGTACAAATGGCAATTAAGGTGCTATATTTCGAGCAGCTACGGTTAAAGAATGCCTTGTGTGGGAGCAATGACGATGGATTCTTGTCCCAGAAAATAAGCAGCGGTGTCCCGAGTGCCGCTATGTCGCCTCGAGATAACTACGCCTCGTTAAGAAGAGAAAACCGAGAACTGAAGCTCGAGATATCGAGAATGAGAGTAAGGTTGAGTGAGTTGGAGAAAGAGCAAGTGGTGATGAAACGTGGGATGATGGAGAAATCAGGGAATGGGAAGACTTTCTTCACTTCTTTATCGAAAGGGATCGGGAGGATCGGGATATTTAGCGGTCCCGGTGGAGGAAAACGTCGCAAGCCACGCGGATCAGAAGGGAAAAGCGGAAGGAGTCGAAGGTATTCTGTGTCTTAAAACATTTGCTTTGCTTGTATTTAATAGTAGGAAAGTAGTAGGACGTGAAGAAGCTTCTCATTTCTGACTGACTGTATGTATGTAtctatttatttagatttaacTACAAAATTGAcctcaaattatatatatattatttaggtACCTTCGTTTTATCCGAAAAGTATAcgacttattattattattattatagaagCAGCTAAAGTTTACTGAGAACCaacatatttcaaatttatttatttttaataggactgatttataaaattaaacatcatatattaataatttatattttcaaagcCATAAAGGCAGAAATTAAAAGGTGATTGACCAGGCAAACATTTCTtaccatataatttattttttattatatataaagtaTGGAAAATTGGTCATGCACCCAATTGTCCCACCAATCGCCTTCGGATCTGCAAGgatacataaatgaaaaaaaatctaattaatataCTGTAAATATATCTCTCGTTTAAAAgtaagtaattatatatatatacctcaGGTAATTTCTGCTTGAAAGCAACTTCTAGGCGTGCatctaaagtattttccaaaacaATCTTCCCGTCTTCCGAAGCCAACACAACTCCGCCCGAGCTATCATTGTTCAACACAACACGTACCATAAAGATAAGCCAAGGCAatgcaaattatatatatacatacttcaatCAACATATGATTTAGCAGATACCAGTAAGGTTGATGGGCAAACTCATCTCCGTTAGCGGGCGGTGGTGGTGGGAGATAAACACTGTCGATAACAATCTTAGGTGGAGGTACATTGAATTTCTCTGCGTACTCTCGTTTAGCTTCATCGATAATAGTTTCCACCAGCTTACGATCCACCTCTCGGCACCTCAACAACACCGACGGTTCCCTCAGCCGAACCAGACTCTGCACCACCAATGCCTTCACCAGGTTTTTATACCCCCTTTTGTCAGTGCCCAAACGCTGCAGCTCTTTCCTCGCGCTTTCTTTTATGGAGTTCACCAACTCTTCCTGCCCTTGCAGCACTTTTATCCTCGACGCGTTCAGCTGCATTGAGTACTCACTGCACGTATCAAT contains the following coding sequences:
- the LOC107903856 gene encoding BTB/POZ domain-containing protein At3g08570 isoform X1, with translation MVSFSDNTSLSCPNNPSQAPKFANTFTTRIFSDVAGDFTITVDGESFLLHKFPLVSRSGKIRKMVADGKDYNVSKLELVNFPGGPHTFELAMKFCYGMNFEITAANAALLRCAAEYLEMSEDYREENLIARTEVYLNDVVVQSLEKCVEVLCTCENLPPIVEELGIINTCVEAIAMNACKEQLVSGLSTLDCNGESTELKTGCMKWWIEDLSVLRIDYYHKVITSMARIGVRPDSIVESLMHYAQISLKSIGKCQIWNPARPNSNSGTTENEQKTIVEALVNLLPTLKSSNVPLSFLFGMLRMAIMVEATVACRLELERRIAFRLEMASLDDLLIPSLRAGDSLFDIDTVHRILVNFLQQIEDEENEDSGGYESDGLASLGHGSLLKVGRLIDSYLAEIAPDPYLSLQKFIAMIETLPDYSRVIDDGLYRAIDIYLKAHPMLSDHECKKLCKFIDCQKLSQEATNHAAQNERLPVQMAIKVLYFEQLRLKNALCGSNDDGFLSQKISSGVPSAAMSPRDNYASLRRENRELKLEISRMRVRLSELEKEQVVMKRGMMEKSGNGKTFFTSLSKGIGRIGIFSGPGGGKRRKPRGSEGKSGRSRRYSVS
- the LOC107903856 gene encoding BTB/POZ domain-containing protein At3g08570 isoform X2: MLQGTSPLLLMENPFYFISGKIRKMVADGKDYNVSKLELVNFPGGPHTFELAMKFCYGMNFEITAANAALLRCAAEYLEMSEDYREENLIARTEVYLNDVVVQSLEKCVEVLCTCENLPPIVEELGIINTCVEAIAMNACKEQLVSGLSTLDCNGESTELKTGCMKWWIEDLSVLRIDYYHKVITSMARIGVRPDSIVESLMHYAQISLKSIGKCQIWNPARPNSNSGTTENEQKTIVEALVNLLPTLKSSNVPLSFLFGMLRMAIMVEATVACRLELERRIAFRLEMASLDDLLIPSLRAGDSLFDIDTVHRILVNFLQQIEDEENEDSGGYESDGLASLGHGSLLKVGRLIDSYLAEIAPDPYLSLQKFIAMIETLPDYSRVIDDGLYRAIDIYLKAHPMLSDHECKKLCKFIDCQKLSQEATNHAAQNERLPVQMAIKVLYFEQLRLKNALCGSNDDGFLSQKISSGVPSAAMSPRDNYASLRRENRELKLEISRMRVRLSELEKEQVVMKRGMMEKSGNGKTFFTSLSKGIGRIGIFSGPGGGKRRKPRGSEGKSGRSRRYSVS
- the LOC107903856 gene encoding BTB/POZ domain-containing protein At3g08570 isoform X3, which produces MKFCYGMNFEITAANAALLRCAAEYLEMSEDYREENLIARTEVYLNDVVVQSLEKCVEVLCTCENLPPIVEELGIINTCVEAIAMNACKEQLVSGLSTLDCNGESTELKTGCMKWWIEDLSVLRIDYYHKVITSMARIGVRPDSIVESLMHYAQISLKSIGKCQIWNPARPNSNSGTTENEQKTIVEALVNLLPTLKSSNVPLSFLFGMLRMAIMVEATVACRLELERRIAFRLEMASLDDLLIPSLRAGDSLFDIDTVHRILVNFLQQIEDEENEDSGGYESDGLASLGHGSLLKVGRLIDSYLAEIAPDPYLSLQKFIAMIETLPDYSRVIDDGLYRAIDIYLKAHPMLSDHECKKLCKFIDCQKLSQEATNHAAQNERLPVQMAIKVLYFEQLRLKNALCGSNDDGFLSQKISSGVPSAAMSPRDNYASLRRENRELKLEISRMRVRLSELEKEQVVMKRGMMEKSGNGKTFFTSLSKGIGRIGIFSGPGGGKRRKPRGSEGKSGRSRRYSVS
- the LOC107903874 gene encoding V-type proton ATPase subunit E-like, with protein sequence MNDGDVSKQIQQMVRFIRQEAEEKANEISVSAEEEFNIEKLQIVEAERRKIKQEYERKAKQVEIRKKIEYSMQLNASRIKVLQGQEELVNSIKESARKELQRLGTDKRGYKNLVKALVVQSLVRLREPSVLLRCREVDRKLVETIIDEAKREYAEKFNVPPPKIVIDSVYLPPPPPANGDEFAHQPYCSGGVVLASEDGKIVLENTLDARLEVAFKQKLPEIRRRLVGQLGA